A DNA window from Pirellulales bacterium contains the following coding sequences:
- a CDS encoding ABC transporter substrate-binding protein, giving the protein MADLLRAGQGSIRRLPLNLLGEPILHQPISKPNSKFWSCLGGKAWVLAAIVLTGGAGCSSEPALDLGSLDLEVAATEGSKTKPTSTGAPAAEGATVEKPARKQLLEVEKSKLKLGFIKLTDCAPIVIAKEQGFFADEGLQVEVVAQPNWKTLLDNVISGELDGAHMLSGQPIAATIGIGTSAHVVTAFTMDLNGNGITVSNSIWEQMQKHDPRLRDPRPSHPITAEALKPIVAEKIAAGEKLQMAVVFPVSTHNYQLRYWLAAAGIHPGMYAKADVGGRIDAEVELSVTPPPMMPATLESGNIQGYCVGEPWNQQAVAKGIGVPVSTNFDIWKNGPEKVFGVTKTWADANPQTHLAVVKALIRAGKWLDETDDKGEYVNREEAARILSRPDYVGADYEVIRNSMTGFFVFQKSDKRPMPEFNVFFKYFATYPWYSDGVWFLTQMRRWGQIDEPKSAEWYAETAQKIYLPEVYKQAARLLVDEGLLDEQDVPWEVDGYRPPTSDFIDGIAFDGKDPLGYLKAHQVGNKD; this is encoded by the coding sequence ATCGCCGATTTGTTGCGAGCAGGGCAGGGGAGCATCCGTCGCTTGCCACTCAACCTTCTCGGAGAACCGATCTTGCATCAGCCAATCTCGAAGCCGAACTCGAAATTCTGGAGCTGCCTCGGCGGCAAGGCATGGGTGCTGGCGGCCATCGTGCTGACCGGGGGGGCGGGTTGCTCGTCGGAGCCGGCGCTCGATCTGGGAAGTCTCGATCTTGAGGTCGCCGCGACGGAGGGGAGCAAGACCAAGCCGACGTCGACCGGCGCGCCCGCGGCCGAGGGGGCGACGGTCGAGAAGCCTGCTCGCAAGCAGTTGCTCGAGGTCGAGAAGTCGAAGCTCAAGCTGGGATTCATCAAGCTCACCGACTGCGCCCCGATCGTCATCGCCAAAGAACAAGGCTTCTTCGCCGACGAAGGGCTGCAGGTCGAGGTGGTCGCCCAGCCGAACTGGAAGACGCTTCTGGACAACGTCATCAGCGGCGAGCTCGACGGGGCTCACATGCTCAGCGGGCAACCGATCGCCGCGACGATCGGCATCGGCACGTCTGCCCACGTGGTCACTGCGTTCACGATGGACCTGAACGGCAACGGCATCACCGTCTCGAACTCGATTTGGGAGCAGATGCAGAAGCACGACCCGCGATTGCGGGATCCCCGGCCGTCGCACCCGATCACGGCCGAGGCGCTCAAGCCGATCGTGGCCGAGAAGATCGCCGCGGGCGAGAAGCTGCAGATGGCGGTGGTGTTTCCGGTGTCGACCCACAACTACCAATTGCGGTACTGGCTGGCCGCGGCGGGGATTCACCCGGGGATGTACGCCAAGGCCGACGTCGGGGGCCGGATCGACGCCGAGGTGGAACTGTCGGTGACTCCGCCGCCGATGATGCCGGCGACGCTTGAATCGGGCAATATCCAAGGGTACTGCGTCGGCGAGCCGTGGAACCAGCAGGCGGTCGCCAAGGGGATCGGCGTGCCGGTGAGCACGAACTTCGACATCTGGAAGAACGGCCCCGAGAAGGTCTTCGGCGTGACCAAGACCTGGGCCGACGCGAATCCGCAAACGCACCTGGCGGTGGTGAAGGCGTTGATTCGCGCCGGGAAGTGGCTCGACGAGACCGACGACAAGGGCGAATACGTGAACCGCGAGGAAGCGGCGCGGATCCTGTCGCGACCTGATTACGTCGGGGCCGACTACGAGGTCATCCGCAACTCGATGACGGGCTTCTTCGTCTTCCAGAAGTCCGACAAACGACCGATGCCCGAATTCAACGTGTTCTTCAAATACTTCGCCACGTACCCGTGGTACAGCGACGGGGTCTGGTTCCTGACGCAGATGCGTCGCTGGGGGCAGATCGACGAACCCAAGTCAGCGGAGTGGTACGCCGAGACGGCCCAGAAGATCTACTTGCCCGAGGTCTACAAGCAGGCGGCTCGGCTGCTGGTCGACGAGGGGCTTCTTGACGAGCAGGACGTGCCCTGGGAGGTCGACGGATACCGGCCGCCGACCAGCGACTTCATCGACGGGATCGCCTTCGACGGCAAAGACCCGCTGGGCTACCTCAAGGCCCATCAGGTGGGCAACAAGGACTGA
- a CDS encoding ABC transporter permease subunit, which produces MTAHLAALASEQQQLQALDAERAEVRARSFPPLEKALRTQSQIAEERQYLAKMIEQLGRANRSEKTSSQVAALREKQQEFLVAEGDEAFALAKSIAETRGRVETTAASAYAKPYTLPMQTVRSVLCVFVGFVIGTAIAVPIGVLCGLSKTAMAALTPFIALFKPVSPIVWLPLALIIVGGFIPDPDKHWFIQWLAGLPLLGWMKINPAFLASAITVALCSLWATMVNTALGVASIDKDHLNVARVLRLGFWDRLVKIVVPSALPLMFAGLRISLGVGWMVLIAAELLSSSEGIGKFVWDQFNNGASDSFAKMIVVVFVVGAIGLALDRIMVVLQRLVSFEGSVATV; this is translated from the coding sequence ATGACCGCCCACTTGGCTGCGTTGGCGAGCGAACAGCAGCAGTTGCAAGCTCTCGACGCCGAGCGAGCCGAGGTCCGGGCCCGCTCCTTCCCGCCGCTGGAGAAGGCGCTGCGAACCCAATCGCAAATCGCCGAGGAGAGGCAGTACCTCGCCAAGATGATCGAGCAACTCGGCCGGGCGAACCGCTCAGAGAAGACTTCGTCCCAAGTCGCGGCCCTGCGCGAGAAGCAGCAAGAGTTCCTGGTGGCCGAGGGGGACGAGGCGTTCGCGCTCGCCAAGTCGATCGCCGAGACGCGCGGGCGGGTCGAGACGACCGCCGCCTCCGCCTACGCCAAGCCCTATACGCTGCCGATGCAGACCGTGCGGAGCGTGCTGTGCGTGTTCGTCGGGTTCGTGATCGGGACGGCCATCGCGGTGCCGATCGGGGTGCTCTGCGGCTTGAGCAAGACGGCGATGGCGGCGTTGACGCCGTTCATCGCGCTGTTCAAACCGGTGTCGCCGATCGTGTGGCTGCCGCTGGCGTTGATCATCGTGGGGGGCTTCATCCCCGATCCCGACAAGCACTGGTTCATTCAATGGCTTGCCGGCTTGCCGTTGTTGGGATGGATGAAGATCAATCCCGCGTTCCTCGCGTCGGCGATCACCGTGGCCCTCTGCTCGTTGTGGGCGACGATGGTCAACACGGCCCTGGGGGTCGCGTCGATCGACAAAGACCATCTCAACGTCGCCCGCGTGCTGCGGCTGGGGTTCTGGGATCGGCTGGTGAAGATCGTCGTTCCGTCGGCTTTGCCGCTGATGTTCGCCGGCTTGCGGATCTCGCTGGGGGTCGGGTGGATGGTCCTCATCGCGGCGGAGTTGCTCAGTTCGTCCGAGGGGATCGGCAAGTTCGTCTGGGACCAATTCAACAACGGCGCCTCGGATTCCTTCGCCAAGATGATCGTCGTCGTGTTCGTGGTCGGGGCGATCGGACTGGCGCTCGACCGGATCATGGTCGTGCTGCAACGCTTGGTCAGTTTTGAGGGGTCGGTCGCCACGGTGTGA
- a CDS encoding ABC transporter ATP-binding protein, which translates to MPLLELDDVTFGYGSGTERYEVLRGANLAIRKNEFVAVIGFSGSGKSTLVSLLAGLLTPDAGEVRLHGRPQSSPGPDRGVVFQNYSLLPWLSAAGNIELAVRKVFPEMTRAARREYVQRYVDLVTLTGAESRKPHELSGGMRQRLALARTLAMQPEVLLLDEPLSALDALTRAVLQDEIIRLWEEDKRTVVMITNDVDEAVLMADRIVPLTPGPGAHFGREFAVTLPRPRDRATLNFNPQFKQLRNDVTKYMLSINAENRQWDADATYPLPDVQPVLPQRRQTVVA; encoded by the coding sequence ATGCCGCTGTTGGAACTGGATGACGTGACCTTCGGATACGGCTCGGGAACCGAGCGGTACGAGGTGTTGCGCGGGGCGAACCTGGCGATTCGGAAGAACGAGTTCGTCGCCGTGATCGGCTTCTCGGGGAGCGGCAAGAGCACGCTCGTGTCGTTGCTTGCCGGGCTGTTGACGCCCGACGCCGGCGAGGTGCGGCTTCACGGCCGCCCTCAGTCGAGCCCCGGCCCGGACCGCGGGGTCGTGTTTCAAAACTATTCGCTTCTGCCGTGGTTGTCGGCGGCCGGCAACATCGAACTGGCCGTGCGGAAGGTCTTTCCCGAAATGACTCGGGCCGCACGGCGGGAGTACGTGCAGCGGTACGTCGATCTGGTGACTCTGACGGGCGCCGAGTCGCGAAAACCCCATGAGTTGTCGGGAGGAATGCGGCAGCGGCTTGCCCTGGCCCGCACGTTGGCGATGCAGCCGGAGGTGCTGCTGCTGGACGAACCGCTCAGTGCGCTTGACGCCCTGACGCGAGCCGTGCTGCAGGACGAGATCATTCGGCTGTGGGAAGAGGACAAGCGGACGGTCGTCATGATCACCAACGACGTCGACGAGGCGGTGTTGATGGCCGACCGGATCGTGCCGCTCACGCCCGGACCCGGGGCGCACTTCGGGCGCGAGTTCGCCGTGACGCTGCCGCGGCCCCGCGATCGAGCCACGCTCAATTTCAATCCGCAGTTCAAGCAACTTCGCAACGACGTCACCAAGTACATGTTGTCGATCAACGCGGAGAACCGGCAATGGGACGCCGACGCGACCTATCCGCTCCCGGACGTGCAGCCCGTCCTGCCGCAGCGGCGTCAAACGGTCGTGGCTTAG